In a single window of the Leisingera daeponensis DSM 23529 genome:
- the mraZ gene encoding division/cell wall cluster transcriptional repressor MraZ: MGRRFRGESHHKVDSKGRVSIPASFRRVLEASDPNCDPGGNPELVIVYGDHRRQFLECYTMEAIEEVDAKIAALPRGSKGRKILERMFNGQSLPTTVDETGRLVLPAKLRQKIGLEGEAFFIASGDTFQIWKPETYEEVEMAEAEKLMEELPEDFDPLEFLDGAGGA, encoded by the coding sequence TTGGGCCGCAGGTTCAGAGGCGAAAGCCACCACAAGGTGGACAGCAAGGGGCGGGTGTCAATCCCCGCCTCTTTCCGCCGTGTGCTGGAGGCCTCCGACCCCAATTGCGATCCCGGCGGCAACCCCGAGCTGGTGATCGTCTACGGCGACCACCGCCGCCAGTTTCTGGAATGCTACACGATGGAGGCGATCGAGGAGGTCGACGCCAAGATCGCCGCATTGCCCCGCGGCTCCAAGGGCCGCAAGATCCTTGAGCGCATGTTCAACGGCCAATCCTTGCCGACCACCGTCGATGAGACCGGCCGCCTTGTCCTGCCCGCGAAACTGCGGCAGAAGATTGGGCTGGAGGGCGAGGCCTTCTTCATCGCCTCCGGCGATACCTTCCAGATCTGGAAGCCCGAGACCTACGAAGAGGTCGAGATGGCCGAAGCCGAGAAGCTGATGGAAGAGCTCCCGGAAGACTTCGACCCCCTTGAATTCCTAGACGGCGCCGGAGGCGCATAG